The DNA sequence CTATTGGCAGAGAGGGAAAACCTCTCTTAAAAATTCTAATGATCCCAAATAACTAATCCATTAAAGTGTAGGAGtaactgcattttaaattaaTTGGTCTATGGAATTCAGCCAAAATGAGGAAATTCAGGCCATTTAACAAATTCATTTAATTAGCCTTTAAAGCATTGGTGGGGTGGCATCTATTCATCTGCTTCAGGTGGTAAGATGCCTTGGGTTGGCCCTAAGTCCTAAACTGATTCAGACTTAATTGAGACTCTGGGGCTCTTTTATTCCCTACCTACCAGTATTACATTAGACAGTCCTAGCTAGAAACACAGCACTTTTACTGTGACTACTGTTGTGAATGCTCAGTTTGCTTATATCCTTTATACATTTGCATAGACAGATCACATACTTAGTGCTGAATTGGCCTTTTGTAGACATTTGTAACCCTGTAAATGTGTCTACATTCACCAAGGGAATGTGCTGGATGCAATGGACAACAATCCACTGGCTAACAGCCTACCAGTCTTTAAAGTGCCAGAGGATTTTGCTCTGTTTTGTTGCAAGAGTGTAGCATGACTGCCATTCTGGTTTCAGGATGGGAGGGTACTGATTATGTAATATataaacagggacgtagccaagggggggatcttgaggtccggaccccccgctccattagaaaaatgaatggtgtgtgctgctgcgccactgcacccaagctccattataatggtggcacttagtctggacccacccacccctttcctaaaatcctgccTACGTCCCTGATGTAAATATTcatatcctgccctatatcatAAGATCTATGGGTAtcttagaatcatacagttggaagagaccacaagggtcatccagcccaaccctttgccatgcaggaaatctcagtcaaagcatccctgacagatagccatccagcctctgcttaaagacctccaaataaggagactccatcacactctgagggagtgtgttccactgtcgaacagctcttgctgtcaggaagttcctccttatgttgaggtggaatctcttttcctggagcttgtatccattgttccatgttctactctctggagcagcagaaaacaagcttgcgccatcctcaatgtgacaccccttcaaatacttgggTGTTAGGCATTAGGCTCTCACCAGCCCTCTGCTCAGTGAGTGCACTCATTTCTTCCTCCTTGCCATTTTGGTTTCCGTTCCTTTGAGCTCAAGTGGCACCACTTTCCAGTGAGAGAAGAAAAGGCACACAAAAGACAGTACTGTTCAACTTGTTCCTCTCATTGCTCACTTGCTTGCAACACCAATGTAGGAGGCTCCAGAGACTGGCAATAGCTCCCTTGCAGAATTGGGGGCCTTAACAGGTGTCTGATGAAACTGAACCATAGATTCCAGCTCTTTTTCATTGTCTCTGTTTTCTGCAATGAGACTGAAATTCTAAATTTGTCATAGATATGATCTGGCAGAGAAGACATCACTCACCTGAAGTAACACTATTGGGGAGGGGGACAGAATTGATAAGGTTAGGTATAACCTCTGCTCTATAAAAGACTACCTTTGAAAGGCATTGAATCTACATTTGCATCAAAGCTGACAGCAAGCGGGCAACAAAAACGTAGAGGGCAGAAATTAGAGAAAATGTTTTTACCAGCTAAACACGAATGTAGAATAAAGAATAGCATAAGCAATGTGATGTAGTTTGAAAATGGTTTGGCTGTTATACATGGTACTCTTGTTTCTTCTTATCCAGAGTTTGCTACATCTGTAAAAGTACCTGTAAAAGagagacagcatgatgtagtagtttgagcattgaactaggactcaggagaacagggttcaaatctctgctgggtcatgcaaatccactgggtcaccttgggcaagtcacactcttttagcttCAAAGCAagccaaaagcaaaccctctgaacaaatcttgccaagaaaactctgtgatagattcaccttagggtcaaccgaagtccaaaatgacttgaagagacacaaTATCAGAAAGTATCTAATTTCCTGCCCAGAAAAGCTACTGTATTTTAGCACTTGCTAGGCAGACAGCTAAATTCTCATCTATCACCACTCTGAAACTCTCATTAAAATAAGGCCAAGCTTACCTGTAACATCATTAATGAATTCTAATCCAGTGATTACTCAGAATTCTATTAATTATCGCTAATCCAGTGATTATGTGGTGTTATATTCAGGAACAGGAACGTAATAAAAGGACAGTAAAGAGGCAGCTTATGTACACACTTGCAGTGGAGGTTGGGTTTTCATTGGTTTGCTTTTGGTAAAGCCTAAATCTATTTGCTAGTTCCAGGTGGAGTAGCCTCACTGAATCACTAGATATATGTAAATGTTGGTTAACCACTAAGCTATTGACTCTAGAAACAGAAAGGGAATTTAGGACAAGAGGGAAGAGACCTGAGTTTTGATACTCACTCGATGACCTTGGGCTAGGAACCATCTCTTAGCCTaactttgttcttgtgtgccttcaagttgtttctgacttatggtgaccctaagtcaaacctatcatgggattttctgaggctgtgaACATCTGACTCCATTGAATTATTACTAGGATAAAAGTAGAAGTGAAAAATGTATatcgcagggggggggggggggggggggactgtataattatttaaaaataaaataaaaaatgacaaaCACCTTCACTTGACACAATTACAGTATaccactatgatcccactttctgccatggttccatcctacagaatcctgaactAGGCATTTTAGGTATGGGCTTTTAGAAACAAGCCAGCATAGCATAATGGTCCAGCTATCCTCAATATGGCcatggagaattctgggaactatgggATGGAATTCAGGATCCGATTTATGCATAACCTGGGGTTATGTGTCCATAGTAGATCTGTATTCATGGTCCCTACATAGCCACAATCATGGCACTGTTGCCTCAATTGTATGCCTTCAGATCTTTTTTTCCAGGCATCAGCCACACTGAGAGACGTGGGTtcattctgctggtgatcagtGGATAGACAGATGACATTTCCACCCCTttccaccagcaagcaaggctgtgACAATTAGAAGCCGAACTCCTGTCACATTTCTTTGTCACAGCCTGCCTGGCTGCCGGGAAGGAGAGTGAAAACATCATCCACCCACACTCCAATTGCCAGAAGAATGGATCATCTTTTCTCCATATGGCTGCTGCCAGTAAATTAGATTTGGAAGGGTTAGGCCAGGAGACACTACTTAACTACACAATTAACATACTTATGTAATGAAGTACGTAGTGCATGTAGAATTCTGTTTATGGTTTTGAAGTTTTCCAAGCTTTAATAGAATTTAGAAATAGGGCAGCAACTACTGTAGAATTTGAGACTAAATAGGAGGGATAGGATGGTGAAGGTTGTGAACTCCCAATCCTGGTATGATGCCACATGGAAGGCAATTTGTGAAACTTGAAGTCAGGCAGTACTATTTGGCATAGTGAGGTATCTTTGGCTAACACACTCCAGGTGCCAAGGGAGCACTTTTTACTGCAAAGGAAACAAGCTTTGGAATTTCTTACAAATTGGTTATACTGTTAACTGGGATTCTCTGGTGGTTACTTGCAAATGCCTAGTAGGGGAGAAACACATGCTTCTTCTAATTAAAAGTCAATTAAAAGTTGACCCCTTTCTGTAACCAAGGTACTGCTGACAACACACTGGGAAAAACAGCATTAATACAGTGACAATAATGCTTCTTACtttatttaaatgtattgtttCAGCTCTGAATATTCAAGGCGTGCTCTTTTGTGCTGGAATAGCTGTTCACCATCAGATGTTTACCAGCGTTCAAACTGTATTGGCTTTCAGATAATTATGTCAGATTCTTGCTTTTATGGGAACACGCTGCTCTTACCCCATGCTCTTCTCAGTTTATAAACACTGTAGACAAAGATACAAATGGCATATTCTGCAGATAGGCCAACGGCTGCCTCCATGACAATGAATGGAATGAAACCAGTATGTACATCAGGGTcaacccaagacatttttctgcctgagataAAGAGGAAGATGGCACCTTTCCCCTTTCCATGTGCAAGAGCTGAGTGGACTACCAGTTCTATCATTCATCAGTGGGAGAGCATCCtccaatctagacactatacctatATTGATACAgactagaatcatattggcttttttagctgccacattacactgttgactcatgtttagatctactaggacttctagatccctttcacttcctatatctgtgcatttcattttttcatcctttcatttctccctgccggcattcattttgttagttttgtacCAACtttattaagatcattttgaattttgatcctatcctctggggtattaactactcctaatttggtgtcatttgcaaatttgataagcatgtcgtctattcttttatccaagtcattgataaagatgttgaatagcactgggcccagcacAAAACCCTATGGCATctcactggccacttctctccaggatgagagaGCACCCtttcaaaaaatgttttctcccccccccccctctcatccACTTAAATTGCATTGCCACCATGCCCAAATTgtgttaaaaagagagagagaaataaaactaAAAGACCCAAAAGACATGCTGGTAAAGCAACAGGGCAGAGATGAAGAAGTTTGGGAAAGAGTCTCAGACCAGCAATGGCTCCTACAGTGCTTGCAGACACATATGATAGGTACTTCTCCCAAGCCGATACATATGTGTATTCTTTCATTAATTGTGGCAAGAACAGAGGATTGTATGCTAACCTCTTAAATTGTGTTGTGAGAACTCTTACCAGGTAACAGCATGTGTGTCTTCAGAATGCTTTACACTCCCTTTCTATTTGGCACCTGAGGTTCCAGCTCAATGGAAGATAGACATGGTTGCAGAATATTTGAAGAGGAGCACTCACCTAGAAAATTACAGTCACTTTTGAACAGATGGCCCTAGGGTAGGGGAAATTGTTTCAAAGATTTTTATCTTTGAAATAACCAGGGGGATGGGGAAGGATAAAGAAATGCAAGGCTCTTTGTGTCCTTCACTTTTCAGGGGACTGAAAGCTCTTCCACGTGGAACACATTTTGTACTGAAGAATCATGGTAAAATTGTCAAAACCTACCTTTAACTAAAGGGCTAGGCTTGCAAATGCTGTTCAACAGGAATTTTGATTCCAGCTTTCAACCTTATATATCAAACAGATTGTCCATTATATGTATTACAATCTCTTGTTCAGCCTTTCTAGAAATATAGACAGATTTCTTAGAGAACCTTCCCCCCCGCCACCCACCTCACCCTCCTTTTTGTACtagttgaaaagaaagaaatgtgtattTCTTCTCTTTATCATCCGCCTTTTGAAACGTCCAAGGTCTGTTCTGCtacaaatgacaccaaattggcTCAGGAATGGCAGATTCAATCAATGTTATTCTAAAAGAGATGGATATTGTGTAGGAGAATGTAGGAACTACCTGCTCCCATTGAACCAAAATATCCAGCCAGCTGtttcttgaaagcacacaaaggCATGGAAGCAATgggaacatttcttcttcttcttcttctttggactatagctctatAAAATCTTCCAGCCAAAACAGCCAGAGCCATAGatctaacttttccaaactctgtcaaCAGTCCCCTTTCCTCACAACATTCCTCTTGTCCATTCCTGCACCTCCTCCTAAGCAGATAGAAGAGTGAATTATTCCCTTGGTAGTTTTCTTCCTCCCAATCCTACTGAGAGGTGCATAAAAATATATACTATTTATTGCAGCCCTTCATCAAACCACATTCTACACTGCAATCAGCCAAGAGCTGCACTTTCCTTTCGTGCGCTCAGCCTGATTAGCTTAAATTAAACTTCGTGCCAatcaagaaggaaaaaggaaaggcaaaCAATTCCCCAATGCAGGAGAGTCTTATCAACAAGCAAAGAAACATAAAAATAGCTAATGTAAACTCCCACAAATCCTGGTTGTTTGTTCCTTTGCTGTGCTTTTCGTAAGGTTGCCACAACACTGCAAGAGCTTGTGTCAAACAGAAAAGCCTATAGTTTTTAACTGTAAGGTAGAATTGCAACTGACATCACCATTCCAGAAGGTGTCAGCTTATTAGTTATCCAGACCTTGCCGAACTTTCATAACCAAAACCAGTGACCAGGCAGGATGGGAAATTTAGTCCAATATTGGCACTGTCCATTTGGAAAGAAACATGGGTAGCATTCTTATACCAGGtctatccattcatccatctGCCTCCACACTGTCTCTACCAGCCTAAACCAACCTGAAGGTCCTTCAGCTGTCTAGGgttacaacttccatcattcctgGCTGGCATGATGAGATGGTGAAAGATTTCAGGCAGATAAAAATTGTTCTAAAACTGTTGTGCTGGGCCAGGCAGCTCCTAGATTTTTCCTTCCCACTGTTTCCTCCTATGTCAGACTTCGTTAAAGGCTCAACcaaagtaatatttttttaactgcACTTAGAAGTAATTTTTGTGGGACATCTCAACAAAGATGTTCGGATTAAGGGAATATCTCCATTTTCATGGAATGGCACATTTTCCACAAGCAAATTGAGAAACAGACTTGCACAGCCTTTTAAACtgctgcatgttttaattaatgtgcttTAACTGATGTGCATTGTTGATTTGCTGTCATTCCCCACCCTgattcatggggagaggcaggtaaaaaataaataaattaggagGAAGCACACCTATAAAAACATCCTGCCAGTTATCTTGACAAACCCTATCTTTTGAGGTTCTGGACTTTGTTGTCATGTAAACCAACCAAACTGAAAAAACCCAagataaaaaaccaaacaaaacaaccaaagggTTCTAGCAAAAAGACATGTATAAGGaaataacagcaccctggagcaaaaaaacaaTATAGTATCTTAAAGGGTGCTGTTATTTCCTTATACATATCTTTTTGCTAGAACCCTTTGGTTGTTttctttgttgtcatgtgccttcaagttgtttccaacttatggtgaccctaaggcaaaactagcataaggttttcttggcaagatttgttcaaaggaggtgtcccattgccttcccctgagagcatgtgacttgcccaaggtcccccagtgggtttccatggccaagctgggaatcaaaccctggtctccagagtcatagtccaacattcaaagtgTTCCGTCATGATGAGGAGCAGCCAAAATGATGTGGAAGCTCTTTCAGGGGACAGTTATAGGTCTAAGATGGAGTTCAAAATACCAGTTACTACTAGTCATAATGGTTCAATAGCACATACACAAGCACACCTTGTGTCAGAGAAAGAACACCTCTGTATATCCACTGCTGGAGGATGTAAACTAGAAGGTGCATTTGCACTCATATCCTACTAGTAAGCTTCCCATATGAGCATCTGGTGGGTCACtgagaaaataaaatactgaACCCTGGTTTGACCAGGAGTGCTCTTGTTGGGTTCTTGTTTATGCCCTTGAGCCAACCAAGATAAGCTATGCCTTTTGTGCACACACTCCAACTCCGAGATCCAAACTACACACAGCTTTAAAGAAACATCTTGCAGCTCTGCATTTGTATACAGAGGGACCTAATTGAATTGGAGCTCATAGTGCATTGGCAGGTTGTGCTAACATTTTGCCTCCTACTAAGGTCCTGAACTCCACTGCTAGATCACACTTACAATGTTTATTGCTAGATCCCTGTTAGCTAcatctttaaaataatgtgtaGCTTGATTTTATGGATACTTGTATAACCACCAGAGAAGGCAAAGGACAGCAGAACTTGGCATGCAAGATAGAGGAGTTGCTGAAGTGCCACAGAAAGCATAAATAACAGAGAAGAGAGTGCTAAAGGAGGACAGAGGAAAAAGATCAAGATGCTACAACCTGGTAATGTTGGAATTCGTTCTAATGCACAAGTCATTTATATCTAAAAATTAATTCATGGACATTTGTTAATAGGTTGGAAATGAAAAGattgagaagtgacatgatagtaAAGTATTTCTAAGGATGTCACACAGAAGAtgaagccagcttgttttctgctactacgGTGCCTAGAATACAAACAAATGTATTCCGATCACAAGAAAAGAgtccatctaaacattaagaactttTTTACTGCAAGAACTGCTCAATAGTttaatagattgcctcagagggtgatggattctccttctttggaagtctttagacaaaacttggatggccatctcaggggtgctttagttAGGTATGTTTGGATTTCATAGTCCCTTCCCACTTTGATTCCATGCCAATAGAATTTTGACAAAATTATTGAGTTAATGCTAATCATTAAGACATAAATGTATTCTTTtgaaacatgcaaaaaaaatttttttaatgtcaaaCCACTATCAAAGATTATCAAGTTGTGAGCAACAAATTTAGACTTGATGTACAAACCACGGCCatccaatattattattattattattaacctttatttatgaagcgctgtaaatatGGAAGCTAGCATggcgtagtgctttgagcattggactgcaactcttggagaccaggattcaaatccctgctcagctatggaaacccactgggtgattttagcCAACAGagactctctcaacctcagaggaaggggaAGGCAAAACTCTGTGATGGGTTCATCTAAggactgccataaattggaaatgacaacaAACAACCCCCATAcacaccttctcctcttccaacTATACCCTATAGACCAGTGCTGCTCAGTAGTAGGCTGTGGACCATTGGCTGCTGTTGCAGTGAATTTCCAAGAAACTATCATATGACAAAAATATATATCTCCTGTCCCTGCCACAATCTGGGAGAAAATGTTGATCCACTGTATCAGacactctagagcagtggttcccaacctgtgggtcgggacccctttgggggtcgaacgaccctttcataggagtcgcctaagaccatcggaaaacacatatttgcatgtaagcaatgaaaataattttatggttgggggtcatcacaacatggGGAACtttattaaagggtcacagcattaggaaggttgagaaccactgctctagaggaaTAATGTTATAGGCCTCACCTCATTTGCTCCTTAAAGGGCCTTCCCCAAATTTCATAAGGCACAAGAAGTTGATAAATCTGCATCTGCTCCAGGCTTTTCTGTTCTCTTGACAGGCTTCGCCCAGGAAAAGAGGGATTACGTTGCTAGCTCCAAGGCCTGCCATTTATATCGgcccaaaattttagtgtattcatattggacaatcttaaattttttgatgtttaccATAATCATTTTTTAGGGGTTGATCActatttttatgattggggggaggggttgggttttggggtttttttaattgtaatttttaattgtttgatgttttatttatcctgttggaatccaccttgattcctttgtgaaaaagctgACTACTACTAATAGTAATCATGCTCAACTAGATTTCAAAGGATTTATCAGTAAGATCCAAAAGGCCACAGTCTCCAATTAGCTGTGTGATTACATTAAAATGTTAGTATTACCTATTACAATGTTCTGCTAAGGAGATACAGCCATCTTGTGGCTTTAACATTGCAATTAATTATTGCAATATTATATATTTACagcaatattatatatatatatatacacacacacacacacacatacacacacacacacacccccccaaaaaaaaccccttaaaaaTAAGTTGCAGCCTGTGGCTCAAGATGATCTAAAACTGGCCATTCCTGTCCTAACCAATCAAGTTCCAGACCACTACCCATAACAGTTACATTTGATTTGTCAGATCACAGGTTTACCAGGCCCTGCAACATGCATAATTCTACCAAAGTGCTTTGGAGTATTACGCCATCATATTCTCTCCCCAAGAAATATAACACTGTCATATTCATAACTGCTTGCCATTTATGGCCTGACTCACTCACTGTCTTGTGCTGTCGGTTTACCCTCAGTCTTGAGGGCAGCGGGGCATGAACATGATAGCATGACTGTGGACTCTACAATATTTAGATATCCAGATATATGCTGTGCATCTTTTTCACTGTGACATGGAATTATTATACATGCAAATAAGCATACAcatgctgttgtgtgcctactagtcatttctgacttatgccaacgcTAAGCCtcagttttctagggctgagagtgtgtgactcatccaaggttgcccagtaggttactatggccaagcaggggaatcaaaccctcatttccagagtccaatgctcaaactacaatACCATGCTACTACACCATGTTATACTCCATTTTGCTATCACTTTCTTCACATACTTGTATCTGGCATCAGATGAAATACTTAGGCGGCATCtacatgcagaattaatgcagtacaCTGCAGAAGCAATGCACTACAtcagctgccatggttcagtgctatgtaattctgagatctgtagctgcgtgagatattaagccttttctgtcaaaattctggtttcacaacaaactacagatcacaggattccatagcattaatccatGCCAACTAAAGCCATGTCAAACATCATTGATCCTACAGCGTGGCAGCAAACCAACTTCTCACAAAGCAGCTACAAGATACCTTTATTATGTGGACTTACTGACAAGCATTTCATCCCTTTCACCATTCTTAATTCAAGCCCACCCACTCCCCAACAAGGAAAACTACACATTCTCAATTCTGGTCTATTTCTGGCCTCATCAAACAAGACTGTTACTGATCTGCTACTGGGGAGCTACATATAGTCTACTACCACTAGAGGGGGCATTTACACAAATGTTTGTCATCTTTACAGTTCTAGGTAagatttgatgttgttgttgcctgAGTTTATAGCCCTTAAGAGGGAAGGATTCACCATGTAGATGAGGGCTACTGTAAGGCTTGTTGTTGGAAATCTGACCATGGTAGCCTTACAGATGCTTCTTTCCAACCATCACAGTGAAAGATCAGTTCTAACAGTAAACTGGCATCTACTTTTGTCCTGAtcctcatattttaaaaaatcagctgttGAATtggagtctatggcctgttacagactgccaaaataaagctggttcgggtctctttggaggtatgctatttaaatgatgcatgggtcctaagagtccggatgtcgcaccaaagccacactccattcctaaacactggagtgcagctttggtgcagcttccggattcttcagatgcatgcatcatttaaacagcatgcctccaaagagacccgaaccagctttaaTTGTGGCAGTCTGTAAACAGGCCTAACAAAGCAACTTTCCCCATTCTTGAATGTACTCCTACACAACTGAAATGGAGGCTCATGAGGCACAATGCCTAAATGTTTGACTAAGAAAACCGATAATCCACAGGGTAGCCAAAAGACCACCTTGTCTCCTATGATCCTGTCCAGAAGCCACGTTCCTGTGGCTTGTCTATTAATGGGCCTGATCCCCCTGAAAAGGCCAGGTGAGCACCTATATAGTGGAAACCCCCTTGTAGCCACACACAGGCCACCCTGAAAAAATCAGGCCAACTCCACTGCTAATGAGCTTCTGGCAGGCAACCAGGATTGCTTTGTTCCACATAGTTCTGAGCAGTGTTAAAATGTGTGCTTCGGTTTGTGTTTCTGTTTTATAGCtcactttaaaataattattttaatgttggtTTTCAAAGAAGGTTGTGTCACCTGTTGTGGATCACCTTGGGAGCCCTGAAAGGCTGAGAAGTGATGAATAAACATTTAATAAATTGAGTAAACTGGCACTTAGTACCTTCAGCGATGGTAACATGCCATCAAGTGTCAAAGTGGAGCTAGTGACAGTCATCTTGTTTATGATGGTACTACATTAAGGGAAAGAGGACTTTTGAGTGAATGAAGGTATGGAAATGATGCATACATCATGGGTTTCCCAAGGACAAAGGGTTTCAAGtgcatacaaaaagaaaaaagaattggcTTCATCCACCTCTCTTTTCGAGGCTCCAAGAAGTTACCAAGGTTAGTCTGTTCTCCATTCACACAGACCATTTCTTTCCACTcaggacaccattttaaaaaacctatataAAGcaaacaagattttttaaaacctatATAAAGCAAGCAAAAATCCAACATAGACATCTGCACAAGAGCTATCCATGAGGAGATGGGCGAACCAAGTAAAACTTCCTCCTGTGCTGTcttattccattttcttttggCTTGATACCGATTTTGCCCTTAAGAAAATAGAGAAGTGATTAATTGAGTGAAAATAAGAACAGTTAAGCTTAAATTAACAAACAGAAAAATTACTGACCATAAAGATTACACAGATGTTCTTGGTTCATCTATGAAATGGCACCTGCTGAGCAGCACTGCTTTTACTTAACAGAACATTTTGGTTGAACATCCACACAGAGCTGGGGTGGGCTTCACAACATTCAATACAAATCAAATTGAACATTTTATCATCTTTGCTATTAAACTTAAATCATGTTTACCAGAAACTACTTTCTCACAAATCAAGATTTCAATACTTGTGGTGTTTTTGTATGACGATAGGTGTGTGGCATTATGGATTAGAGCACCACGTCATCAACTACATTCGTCTCATCAATCCCGTTTTGGCATTCATGCTAAGTCACAGAAACTAGCAACGATTGATTCCACCATGGGAGGGAGAACTACTGTGCTTCCAAAACAGAACCTAAAAACCTTGCAACAAGAAATAACTTATGACTGTACTCCTCACTTCCTATCTGGGTGCTACATCATTGCAGGACAATTCCAGAA is a window from the Sceloporus undulatus isolate JIND9_A2432 ecotype Alabama chromosome 1, SceUnd_v1.1, whole genome shotgun sequence genome containing:
- the NABP1 gene encoding SOSS complex subunit B2 isoform X4, with the translated sequence MPPGTSILLSVLIGWLVVLMDLSLTFLLKAQGEQSNNSLPSANVGTCTFGPAGNGLPTGPELGGVSTTYNHAPSYAGQNRYQAKRKWNKTAQEEVLLGSPISSWIALVQMSMLDFCLLYIGFKKSCLLYIGFLKWCPEWKEMVCVNGEQTNLGNFLEPRKERWMKPILFSFCMHLKPFVLGKPMMYASFPYLHSLKSPLSLNVVPS
- the NABP1 gene encoding SOSS complex subunit B2 isoform X5, with product MVYSEVPNFSEPNADHLGQPTKAAQGEQSNNSLPSANVGTCTFGPAGNGLPTGPELGGVSTTYNHAPSYAGQNRYQAKRKWNKTAQEEVLLGSPISSWIALVQMSMLDFCLLYIGFKKSCLLYIGFLKWCPEWKEMVCVNGEQTNLGNFLEPRKERWMKPILFSFCMHLKPFVLGKPMMYASFPYLHSLKSPLSLNVVPS